The Oncorhynchus masou masou isolate Uvic2021 chromosome 31, UVic_Omas_1.1, whole genome shotgun sequence genome includes a region encoding these proteins:
- the LOC135524855 gene encoding E3 ubiquitin-protein ligase CHIP-like, whose protein sequence is MRGAGTGGTGPRTRTGSLVRGAATGGLKREIPDYLCGKIRFELMREPCIIPSGITYDRKDIEEHLQRVGHFDPVTQSPLTQDQLIPNLAMKEVIDAFIQENGWVEDY, encoded by the exons atgcgtggtgctggcactggtggtactgggccgaggacacgcacaggaagcctggtgcggggagctgccaccggagggctg AAGCGGGAGATCCCTGACTACCTGTGTGGAAAGATACGCTTTGAGTTGATGAGGGAGCCCTGCATCATCCCCAGTGGGATCACCTACGACCGCAAAGACATTGAggagcacctacag AGAGTGGGCCATTTTGACCCAGTCACCCAGAGTCCTCTGACCCAGGACCAGCTGATCCCCAACCTGGCCATGAAGGAGGTCATCGACGCCTTTATCCAGGAGAACGGTTGGGTGGAGGACTATTGA